The sequence below is a genomic window from Phoenix dactylifera cultivar Barhee BC4 chromosome 8, palm_55x_up_171113_PBpolish2nd_filt_p, whole genome shotgun sequence.
TTATCCAATATCTTCTACCCTGCTTTCATGCTCTCATGGTCATGCATTGAGTAGGTATGAGGAGGATCGGATCATGGCAAACCAGAAGATGATCATGAACGTGGAATGCATGTACCTGTTTTTCCTCCATAATGATGTATCTAACACCCTCTGGCCTTCTGATATGTCATCTCATGTCTATTGATGCAAGCAATGGCCTTTTTATTCAGCAACAATATTGCTAAGAGATGCCAATAGGCAGCCATACAAAGATCCATCTTGTCGGTTTTTCTCTTGACGTCAAGGCAAAATCTGATAACTAGCAAACGATTATAAGTTGAGAAGCACTGATAAGAGGGGAGAAAGAATGAGATACGAGAGAGCAAGAAATCTTGTTATTAAGCGCAAAGAATGAGATGAAAGCACATGAAATCCATGAAATgccaaaatcttttttttccttttatttcttctattttcttggAAATCTTGTTATTAAGGACTTGTTTGGAAAATTTAGCAGGATTGGGCTGGATTTTCTATAGGAATCGGGATTCTTAGCCTGCTCAGCTCGTTTTCTTCTAAAAGCCCTGTTGGACTGCAGGGatagaagaagagaagatcCATGGagatctttttcttcctctcacaaGACTTGGTCTGGAGAAGGATTGGGTTGATACGAGCCTTACTTAAATAGACTGTGTAATCCATGATCCTATGGAAAATCCAGCCCGATCCTGCTATATTTTCTAAACAGGCCCTAAGCACTAAGTTCTGCCACTACGGTCAGTAAAATCAAGTTATTTTCGCTCATGAGAGGATGAAATTCAACTGATTTCTTCTATGAATAACCCCTCCACCAAGTTCACAGGTCAAAATCCTTTCAGTCACAGCCACTGCCAGTGTTTGCCGGCCAGTTTTTTGCTCCATGCATTGTATGCAACTCTTTTTTGGGCACATCCTAATTTTAGTATTGCTAGCTCATGAAGCTAGACACCTGGCTTCACTACAACTTCTGAAAAGATATTATTCATCTCTTGAGCATTCCCTTGGAAGAGATTCAATTCAGTACATAGGTATACTGAGAATGGTATACGGAAGGTGAGGACGTTGTTGAAGCTATTGGAAGTGAGGTGGATTGATATGCTGAGATTCAGAACATTGTCTGTTGACATTGAAGCACAAAATCCAGAAGAGATGTCAATATCCAATTTGTGTGGCTAACAGAGACTCACCATTTCCTTCTTATTGGTTGTTCACCAAATTAGTCACAAGTCATGTGTTCGAGAGGCTTCAATTTCATTTCTATGAGACCATTTGTCGATACATTGGTTGCTGAATATTATATTGGAAAACTATGCTTTGCAGAGCAAGCACAAGAAGCTATGAtcatttacaaaagaaaataataattggGGTTTGGGAATCATTGAAGAGTTAGTTCAAACAATAAAGTAGCTCAGATTAATTTGGTCATTTACTCAACAAACTTTACTAAACGAACTCAAGAATTCCTGGTTTCAGTAATGGCATTCTTTATTACTTGGTGCTCCCCCTTTAAAAGCTAATTACCTTAATATTtagattaaaataaaatatatacactgtattatataaatataaaaataatactgTAACATAAtactaatataatattacaCTGAACAATAATATCTCATTCATGCATTATAATAATCTTATACTATATTAATAACAATAAATGTAATACTTTATATTAAAGTAttgtattataattatttacTAATAATAGATACATTATGTTATGTTctgttacattatatcatataatattatattaataataataatatattacattataataatattatactaagtaataataatttaatgtGTAATAATATGTAATGTTACGTTATACTATGCCATATTATACTATGTTACTATcattattatatcataataataaCCATATTTTAAGagcatatattattatatacttataatattatattattatattattcaaaataaataatttgtaaaataagaatattttataacaataatttttaattgtacaaagaattaaaaaattgaaagcACTCTACAATATCTTTTATTATGATTTTGTCATGCTAAAAGCACTTTCTTAATTTTATTACCAACCAAATGCTAAAATTTTGTGACACTTTAGAAGTATAGTTACCAAACACCAAAtactttttgttaaaagctctactggcaaaagctctacttctaaaagcTTTACTGTCAATAATGGGATAATGGAACAGGTAGTCATGCATTACATTGGCTGGGACACCCTCTTATCTCCTAAGCAACAAGGGGGTCTTGCTCTTAGAAATTTGCATTGGCTCAAGCATGCTTTGATCGATGGGGAGGCATGCGAAGAATTCCCTCTGGGTCAAGTTGGTGCTAAAGGAGTATGGCCTACATGAACCACGAACAAACCTATCCCACAGTCAATCCTCATGCAGTTGGAAAGCGGTGGTAAATAGTTTCAAGGACAGAAGAGAATGTGCTTAATCGTAGGTAATGGTGAATCCACACACACTGTTAATAGTCCTAGAAATTTTGACAACACCTATTTTTGAGTATTAACAAAGGAAGCAAGTCGTTTcctatttttattaataaaaaatacaatAATTTACAAAGGTCGACAATATCTATTGTTTATAAATGTCCTCTTGTTAATTTGCATTATAACCTTGATACTATGGTCTCTCATTTTATTACTAACCATGATTGGAATACTGCACCAATTTGAAACAGGTAATTAGTGATGACAATGAATAGCAGATCCCTTGACTATCTCCCTTGCTAATTCTGTGGATTGCTTTGATTTGAGGGATACCAGGTCTACTAGGCTAATTATCTTGTACAAAGTTTTCCATTCTATATGTGCACCGAAATTGTTATATTTAGCCATCATTAAAGTTCTTTACTTAATATACAATATATATTAATGATATTGGTATCAATTTGTACGATGATCATTAAAGCTTGTTGCGCAATATATCATaaaaatttagctatttaagtCTTctgtttattataatttattataagaTCGAGTTGAATATTATAATGATTGTGGTTGGTAGGCGGTCACACGGTGTAGAGTTCTTATCACAACAATAACCACAACAGTAACAACAATTTAGTAATAACAATAACAGCAACAACaatgaaaataataatgatGGTGATGACAAGTCATGAAATACCATGTAAATTTCATAGACTAATTAGCCAGTGATTGCATGGGTAGGacaagaagaggagagaaacGCATGATGAATAAAAGTTCTATGATCTTAACAATATAAATGCCCCATATTTTAATTCACTTTAACCATTGCTTGAAGTAAAAAGGTCTTCATTTCCCAAGTAAAAGCGCAATATCCATGCTAATTTGACAGAGTTCGCTCATAATCACATTTCTTTCGGTTAATGGAGATTTGATTTTAGGTGGGGAAGAATTGTTGAAAGCTTCCTCGCATGCTGCAGCCTCGTCAGATGCAGTCCCTACCTCAGTCTGAAGGTCATCGTACTTCTTTGAAGCCAGGGACCGGAGAGCTATCCGAACAACGTCAATTGCACTTTCGTAATTTTTAGCACATCTAATAAGGCATTTCTTTAGGTTGAGATCACCTGTGTCATTGAACATCCTAGAGACGGTCTTGAAAGAAGCTGAAGCATAGTCCAAAGAATTCCGTAGTGATATGTTGGTGAGCTGATATAGATCAGCCTTGTAGCTATCAGGATCAGATGACAAAGTTGAGACACACAGTTCGAAATACTTGGTTGCTTTGCATGCCTGTTGAATCAAATCTGAGACTTCTAGGGGGGTCTCCAATGGATAAGAGAAGCCTGTGGAAAGAGGAAGATAGAGAAAAAGTATCAAAACAAGAGGGGATGCCATCAGTACTTTCATTGATCTCTCCAAGGACTAGGATGAAGATCTACATTtctattacatatatttaaaggagAATCTCGGTTTGTATAAAGTTTTCCCTTCATCATATAGATGCCAACATTAATAATTTCAGTAATCATTAAAGTTCATTGCTACGGTGTTAATGCGCACAATCATCATTAAAGCGTGTTGCTTAATGTGAAATAGAAATTTGACTATTTAagctttatatttattataatttattacatCATCAatattgttttaaaaaaatagttggaaaagggaaaaaaaattgtaCCTTTTAATGACGAGATTTTCTACCCAGATCTCATCTTGTGCAAAATTTTCATTTACTATATACATGTTGaaattattaatatatctaGTAATTATTAAAGTTCATTTCTTAATATACAATATATATTAATGATACTGGTATGCATGTGCATGATCATTATTAAGGCTCATTGCTTAATATGCAATAGAAATTTGGCTATGTATTTAAACcttctatttattttaatttattacaTAGTCAATATTGCTTTGGAAAAATagttggaaaaagaagaaaaattgaaCCTTGTATCTCACACTATTCTAGTATTAATGATGAGAGCTTCTACATAAATTTTTCCATTCCATGCTCATGCCAAAATTATTAATGTATTTAATCATCATAAAAGTTTTTTA
It includes:
- the LOC103702068 gene encoding cell wall / vacuolar inhibitor of fructosidase 2-like codes for the protein MAVRPGAQRTTGAATGGFERSWRGWDGHERGGSTHCKGRHKPIPRWVLPAVPSEASTACAGFFGPGAYPGYPGKLMNDSKSHASSNVYAPGFSYPLETPLEVSDLIQQACKATKYFELCVSTLSSDPDSYKADLYQLTNISLRNSLDYASASFKTVSRMFNDTGDLNLKKCLIRCAKNYESAIDVVRIALRSLASKKYDDLQTEVGTASDEAAACEEAFNNSSPPKIKSPLTERNVIMSELCQISMDIALLLGK